The region GAAAATGGCCAAAAAAGCGGCCTACCTGGGCATTCATGTTTTCATTGCCAACGGCAACCGCGACAACGTGCTGCACGACTTCTACAACGGCCAACTCAAGGCCACCTACTTCGAGCCGGAGTCGTGCAAGGCCAACCCGAAAAAATGGGTGGCGCACAGCGATAACTACACCAAAGGAGAGGTGATCGTGAATGCCGGAGCCAGAGAGGCGCTGCATGCCGACGAAGCTGCTAGCCTGCTTCCGGTGGGCGTGGTGGGGATTCAGGGTAATTTTTCGAAGGGCGACGTTATCCGGATAAAGGATGAGCAAGGAGAGAAGCTCGGCCTTGGGAAAGCGGAGTATGGCTCCCGGAAAGCGCTGGCCACGATCGGCCTGAGCAAGCAGAAGCCCATCATCCACTACGACTATTTATACTTGTTCAAATATCACACTATCTAAAACTATGGAACTGCAAAAGACATTTAAAAACGTAAAGCAGGCAAGCCGTATGCTGAACCTGCTCCCGGAGAATAAAATAAAGAACATACTCGAGGACCTGGCAGCGAAGGCAGAAGAAGCAACAGAAAGTATACTTGCCGCTAACCAGCAGGACCTCGGGCGCATGAACCCCAGTGACCCGAAGTATGACCGCCTGAAGCTGACCGGGGAGCGCATCCAAAGTATAGCCGCTGATATTCGAAATGTGGCGGGCCTGCCTTCGCCACTGGGTAAGGTGCTGTCGGAACGGACGCTGGAGAACGGGCTGGAGATGAAGAAAGTGTCGGTGCCGCTGGGCGTGATCGGCATTATCTACGAAGCCCGGCCCAACGTGACCTTTGACGTGTTCAGCCTGTGCCTCCGCTCCGGCAATGCGCTGTTGCTAAAGGGCGGCAGCGACGCGAAAGACTCCAATGCAGCCATTGTAAAACTGATCCATCAGGTGCTGGAGCAGCATGGCGTGGACAGGAACATTGTGCAGCTGCTGCCACCGGACCGGGAGGCGACGCACCAGATGCTGCACGCTGTGGAGTATGTGGACATCATCATCCCGCGTGGGAGCCAGGGCCTGATCAATTATGTGCGGGAGAACTCCAAAGTACCTGTGATCGAGACGGGCGCAGGCATCGTGCATACTTATTTTGATGCGTTTGCCGACCTGCAGCGCGGGAAAGCTATCGTGGTGAATGCCAAGACCCGCCGCGTGAGCGTGTGCAACGCCCTGGATTGCCTGGTGATCCACGAGGACCGGCTGCCGGACCTGGCTGAGATTGGCAAAGAGCTGGCTACAAAAGGAGTGGAGGTGTTTGCCGATGCCCCTGCCTTTGCCGCTTTGGAAGGCAGCTACCCGGCTGATAAGCTGCAGCAGGCCACGGAGGAGCATTTCGGCACAGAGTTCCTATCGCTGAGGATGTCCGTGAAAACGGTAAAAGGCCTGGAAGAGGCCATTGAGCACATCAATACCTACAGTTCGCAGCACAGCGAGGCGATCATTTCGGAGAATGAGCTGCATGTGGAGCATTTCTTAAGAGCCGTGGATGCCGCTGCGGTATATGCCAACACCTCTACGGCCTTTACCGACGGGGCGCAGTTTGGCCTGGGCGCAGAGATTGGCATCAGCACGCAGAAGCTGCACGCCCGCGGACCGATGGCGCTGGATGAACTGACCAGTTACAAATGGGTGGTAAAAGGCTCTGGCCAGGTGAGGGCGTAGGAGAGAACTTGATCAGTATAAAAAGAGAAGCCGCTGCAAACGTAGCGGCTTCTCTTTTTATACTATAGCAAAGTATGGTTACTGGTCCCACCAGAGGGGAACGGAAAGGTCGGTTATATCAGGGGTATTGGGATTCTTGGAGGCCTCGCCGGAAGGGTAGGCCACCCTGCGGATAAAAGTTGGCAAAGCAGCACCCACTGGTAAGGTAAAGTTAGCATACTGGTAGTCGTAGCGGCGGGCGTCGTTCCAGGCCTCAGGGTTCAGATAAGTCACAACATACTTCTCCTGAAAAATTCTGTCCAGCGTGAGTTCGGAGGGGCTCTGGGCTACAGCAGTGCTGCTCAGGTACGCATTCTCGTCGGCTTCTGCCACCTCCAGCATCTCCATACTTGCCCGGATACCTTCACGGTACGCCTCGAAGGCCCTGTCGAGCTGGCCTGCTCTGAGGGCAGCTTCTGCCTCAATCAGCTTCACTTCCGGATAGGACACGATGATCAGCGGCGACTCATCCCCCGTAAGCGGGGAGTTGCGAGAGATATAACTTTCATCCTGAACGGTGTTGTTGGCGGGGCCAATATTGCCGGTGCCGTTAGGGGTCCCTACATAGGTTCCATGGATGGTCGGGTCTGTGATTTTCGCCAAACGTGGGTCAACTACCCCGTAAGAGGTTCCGTTCAGGTGCTCTATCAGCTGTTCGGAGAGCCAGCCGCCCAACAGCAGGCTGGCATTACTCAGCGCGATGGCTGCCCAGGGGTTGCGCGTCTCGAAAACACCCATCTCCGCATTATCGGCATTAGAAGTATACGAGCTGTCGACTGCCTCCAGCACCGCCTGCGGGTTGTAGGAAGAGGTGCCGCTGAGCTTGTTAAGCTGTCTGGCCTTCAGGGCGTACGCAGTCTTTATCCAATTTTCCACACTACCCTCGTGGATCACGTCGCTGGTAGCAATTAGCTGCACACTGGATTCGGGTTTCTGCAACTCCACGATGCCCTCGTCCAGCAGCTGCGTGGTCACGTCATAGAGGCTCGTCTCATCGTCAAAGCCAGGCGTGAGCGTGAGGTTCGCGAAGGCCTCCGAGTAAGGAGCGTCGCCCCACAGGTCCGTTACCAGGGCCAGGTGGTAGGCCATCAGGATGTTTGCCACGCCCACATACTCCGTTGCCCCCTGTTCAATGGCCAGTTGGCGCATGTCGTAAATATCGGCCATGGTCAAGTAAAGCGCATCCCAGGTGCCGGTATAATCCGTAATCTGGTAGGTATCTGAGGAGCCGCCTTGTGAGGGGCTGGCCAGGTACTGCACAAAGTAGGAGGTAATGTTCCCGACCAAGTAGCTGTTGATGCCCGTTTTATGGGTGGTGGTGGAAAGCAGCGTGGGCAAGGGCGGATCGGGAACCAGGTTTGGGTTATCCTCCTTATCAAAATAATCTTCGCAGCCCTGCAGGCCTGCTACTGCCCCCATTATCGTGAAGGCAAGCATGTATCGGAAGATCTTTTTCATATCTGTCTTATTTAAAATCCAACATTTAGGGTGAACAGGTAGCTGCGCACGGCAGGGTACGTAAAGCCGGAGAAGCCATCCACGTTGCTGCCGCTCGGGGAGAAGCTGGTTTCCGGGTCAAAGCCATTGTAATCGGTGGACAGCCACAGGTTGTTACCGGTAAAGGATACCGCCGCGTTTCGGATAAAGATGTTCTCAAACCAAGGTTGCGGCAGGCTGTAGCGCAGCGTCAGGGAGCGCAGGCGCACCCAGGAGGCATCCTCCACAAAGTTCTCCGACACGCCGCGGTAATGGTTTCTGTAGTAACCGTTGCCGTAGTCCACGCCGTCGGGTCCTACACCCTGGCCCAGCCATACTTCCTTCGTGTTTGGCGTACCGTCGGCCAGTACCCCCTCGAACACGCGTGTCTGGTTGCGGTTTTCGGTGTACTCGGCTATACCGAAAGCAGCGAAGAAGTTGTCCATCTGGTTATACTTCTCCAGGCCTTGGCGGGCGTCGAGTAAGGCGGTCAGGCTCAACCCCTTGTAGGTAAAGGTGTTCGTGAAGCCGCCTATCCAGTCGGGCTGTGAGTTGCCCAGGAGTTTTTGGCTCGATAGCGGCGCCCTTACCGGAAAGCCGTTCTCCCCGATCACGAGTGGCCGCGACTCATCGATAAAGAGGGGGTCTTCCTCTTCGCCCGGCCCATAGTAACGCAGCCAGTGGGAGCCGTAGATGTTGCCGTAAGGCTGTCCCTCTATCAGCTTCATGGTAACGGTTGACCCCACGTAGCCAAACTGCGAGGCGTAGGTCACTTCCTCAAGCCCCTCCGGCAGGCTCAGGATCTTGTTTCTGTTGGCCGAGAAGACAAGCTTGGTGTCCCAGTTAAAGTCGGCGGTGAGCACTGGCGTGGCATTCAGTATCACCTCAATCCCTTTGTTGCGCATCTCGCCGGCGTTGATGGCCGCCCGCACGAAGCCGGTGGTGCTGGCCACGTTAATGTTCAGGATCTGGTCTTTGCTCAGGGAGTAATAATACGTAAAATCAAAGCCGATGCGGTTATCCAGGAACGACATCTCCAGGCCAGCCTCATAGGTGTTGGTGAACTCTGGCTTCAGCTCCGGATTGCCCAGCAAAGGGGCGCGTCTCACCCCGGTATAGCCTGTCGGAAACTCGGTGTAGGGGGCAAAGCCGGAAGAGGTGGAATAGGCGGGGGCATCCTTGCCAACCTGGGCATAGGAGAGCCTGAGCTTCGACTGGTTGATAAAATCCGGCAGGCCCAGGTGCTCCGAGAGGATATAGCTTATACTTGCCGACGGGTAAAAAAAGGAGCGGTTGGACTCGGCCAGCGAGGAGGTAATGTCGTTCCTGCCTGTCAGCGTCAGGAACAGGAAATCGCCATAATCAACGGAGGCCTCCCCAAATATACCCATCAGACTGTACTCGCTCTCATTCTCGGAGGAAGAGAGGAACCTGGCATTGGAGAGCTTGAAGTAATCGTATACGGCCAGTTCCTCTCCCTGCACGCCAAAGCTCTTGATGTGCTCGTCGTACAGCTCGTGCCCCACGCGTAGCGTCGCGTTAAACTTGTCGCCAAAGGACTTGTTTGCAGAGGCGATGAAGGTGGAGTTGATGGACCTGAACTTCGTGGTGTACTCATGCACAAAGCCCTGGCCATTGTCTTCCAGCACTCTTTCGTCGGGTACATTTCTGGGCCCTGGGGCGGTACGCGTGCGGTCGTCTGAGTAGGTGTCGAGGCCGACGCGGTAGCTGAGGTCGAGCCAGGTAAGTGGCTTGTAGCTAAAGTTCAAGCCACCGATAAAGCGGCTCACGTCGTCCTCAAACTGGTTGGTGGCGGCGGCATAGATCGGATTGTCGTTGCCATAGGACTGCATGGTGCCGTCCGGCTTCACATAGTCCCGCACATCCCAGCGCGGCGACCAGTAGCTCAGCATCTCGTTAAAGCGGTCGGCGTTATAGCGCTTGCCCCCGGAGCGGATGTAGTTGAAGTTACCGCCCGTGCTGAACTTCTCGCTGAGCTTGACATCTGTGTTCAGGCGGGCAGAAGTGTTTTGGTAGTCGGTGAAAGGCAACACCCCCTCGTGGTTCAGATGAGAGAGCGAGGAGGAGAAGGTAATGGCCTCGCCGCCTCCGGTGAAGGTCAGCGTGTTGCGGAACTGGTTGCCCGTTTCGTAGGCGTCCTCAAAGTGATTGTAAATGCCTTCCGGGTGGGTCGGGTCTATTTGCCGCGCTTCTTGCCAGGTCGGCCCCCAAGATGGCCAGAAGCTGGTAGGGTCGTACTCGCCGGAGTAGCCCTGGGTATAGGTATCCTGTATCTCGGGGAATTTATTTACCTCCTCCCAGCCTGCTGTGCTGGTGAAGTTGACGCGCATTTCCCCTTTCTGGCCCGACTTGGTCGTGATGACGACCACCCCGTTGGCACCCCGCAAGCCGTAGAGCGCGGTAGCGGCCCCGCCCCGCAGGATGTTTATACTTTCAATGTCATCGGGGTTAAGGTCGGCGAGGCGGTTGCTCATGCCGCGCAATTCGGCACCCTCGCCAAAGGTAGAGGTGGAGTTGTTCACCTGTATCCCGTCGATGACGAAGAGCGGCTGGTTAGGCCTGTTTGGATCTATGGAGTTGATACCCCGTATCTGGATGTTGGCGCCCTGCCCCGGAGCACCGCCGGTGCTGGTGATGGTAACGCCCGCCACTTTGCCCTGCAAGGCATTGAGCACGTTGGGTTGCCGGTTTTGTATCAGCTCCTCTGCCTGCACATCCTGCGCGGCGTATCCCAGGGCTTTTTTCTCCCGCGTGATACCAAGGGCCGTGACCACCACCTCTTCGAGCTGCTTGGTGTCGGTGGCCAGGGCCACGTTTAGCTGACGCTGGTTCCCCACAGGTACCTCCTGGATCCTGTAGCCGAGAAACCTGAACTCCAGCACGGCATCGTTCCCGGGCACCCGTATGGAGAATTTGCCATCCGCATCGGTGGAGGTGCCGGTAGTGGTGCCTTTTACGGTTACGCTGACGCCGGGCAGCGGCATGCCCTCATCAGCCCCTGTAACCCTGCCACTCACAATGTTATCCTGGGCCAGTGCGGGTGCCCAGCAGCACATCAGTAGCAAAACAAGTAGGGTAAAACTGTTTTTCATAGATTTATACTTAACATGTTTAGAAATCCAGTGTTGAGGAGCCGCGAAGGCAAAAGAACCTTGCCGGCTACAGGCGCAGGTGAAAGCGTGTTAGCCATAGGAAAAGGCTACGTATGGAGCGAGAGCAGAGTATTTCATGGGCATAGCTGCTGTTCCGGCAGGCTAAATCATCAAAGTATAGTTTATACTTCAAATATTATAAGGTATTATAGTTGAAGTATAGAATAATGTTTCACTGATATTGATATATTTAACTCCTCAGTCTCAAATAATTCGGGGCTGCGCACCTGCCTATGAAAAGATGCCTGCTTTTTTGCCTGTCCCTTCTGTTGGTCTTCACCTTAAAGCCAGCGCCCGCTGCTGCCCAGAAGTTCTCTCTTGAATCCGTCATGAGCCACCCTTTTCCTGCGGAACTGACTGCTGCCGCACAGGGGGCACGCCTGGCCTGGACCCTGAACGAACAGGGGAAAAGGAACGTGTATGTGGCGGAAGGACCGGATTTCAAGGCGCGGCGGCTCACGGACTACCTACAGGATGATGGGCAGGAGATCACCAGCCTATCCTTGTCTGCGGACGGGCAGTGGGCGGTGTATGTACGGGGCGGCGAGCATGGCTCCATATGGGATGAGCACGAGACGGTAAACCCCGAAGGGCTTCCCATGCCTCCCAAAGTGGAAATATGGGCTGTCCCTTTTGCCGGTGGAGAACCTATCCGGATAGGAGAGGGCGGGTCGCCGGTGATCTCTCCCAACAACAGGGAGGTAGCTTATACTTACAAAGGCCAGGTCTGGATCGCTTCGTTGGATGGCACAGCGCCGGCCCGGCCGCTCTTCGTTACGCGCGGCTCGGTAGGCTCGCTGGAGTGGTCGCCGGATGGTTCGCAGCTGGCCTTTGTGGCTAATCGTGAGGGACATGCCTTTATTGGCGTCTATACCAACCCTGAAACCCCCATTACCTGGGTTGCGCCTGCTTTTGCGCGTGATCGCTCGCCACGCTGGTCGCCGGACGGAAAGCGACTGGCATTCGTGCGTACGCAGGGTGCCGGCGGAGCGCCGGAGCCCTACCTGCAGCGGCAGCATCAGCCCTGGTCCATCTGGACAGCCGAGGTAGCCACCGGTAAAGCCGCGCAACTATGGAAAGCACCCGAAACCTTGCAGGGATCGGTGCCCAGGACTAACGGTGGCTTTAACCTGCACTGGGCGGCAAATGAACGTATTGTGTATACTTCGTACGAGGATGGCTGGCCGCACCTGTACGCACTGCCGGCAGCCGGGGGGAGGCCTGTGTTGCTGACGCCTGGTAAGTTCGCGGTGGAGCATGTAAAGCTGAGTCCTGACAGGAAGTGGCTGGTGTTCAGCGCCAACACCGGACCCGACAAAGAAGATATAGACCGCAGGCACGTGGCGCGCGTGCCTGTGGATAGGGCAGCCATGGAACTACTGACACCGGGGGATGGGCTGGAGTCGATGCCGGTGCTAACGGGGGATGGCCAGACGCTGGCCATGCTGAGCGCCACCGCGCAACGTCCGCCGCTGCCTGCCGTCATGGATTTCAAGCCTAGGTCGAAGGTGAGGCTGCTGGCAAAAGAGCTTATCCCTTCCAATCATCCGCAGCACAAACTGGTAAAGCCGAAGCAGGTAACCTTTAAATCAACGGATGGGCTAACGGTGCACGCCCAGCTGTTCGAACCCAAGGGCGGCCCCACCAGGAAACCTGCCATTGTGTACATCCACGGAGGCCCCTCGCGGCAGATGCTGCTGGGCTGGCACTACTCCGACTACTATAATAATGTATATGCTATGAACCAGTACCTCACTAGCCTCGGGTTTGTGGTGCTCTCGGTCAACTACAGGCTGGGCATAGGGTATGGGTACGATTTTCAGCACCCCGATAGCAGCGGGGAGACCGGTGCCTCGGAGTATAAGGATATACGTGCAGCGGGCAAGTGGCTGGCCCAGCAGCCGCAGGTGGATGCCGCGCGCATCGGCGTGTACGGCGGCTCCTATGGTGGTTACCTCACAGGCCTCGCCCTGGGCCGGGATTCAGAGCTGTTTGCCGCTGGCGTAAACATCCACGGTATGAGTGATCTGACCTATGGAGGCATGGAGCGGATGCTCTACCCGAACCGCTACGAACAGGCTCCAGATGCACGGCAGGCTGCCGAAGTCATGTGGAAGTCTTCGCCGGCCGCTTTCGTTGATTCCTGGACCTCGCCTGTGCTCCTGATCCATGCCGATGATGACAGGAACGTGGATTTTATGGATAGCATGGACATGGTGCGGCGCCTGGAGAAGAAAGGCGTGCCCTATGAGACCATGGTCATCGTGGACGACACCCACCATTGGATGTTGTTCCGCAACGCCGTAAAGGTGAACGCCGCCACGGCAGACTTCTTTAAAAGAAAATTGCTGGACGCCGGTGAAGTGGGCGCCCAAATGGGAAATTAGTTACCAGCTTCTTCTATTGGCTTTAGGGGGCTTCCCGGTACTTTGCCTGTACTTCTTCTGAGGTCAGGCCGAAGATGGGGGGTGTTTTCACGTCCAGCATGTTGAGGTAGATGTAGAGTTGCCCTCTGTGGTGAATCTCATGCTCCACCATGGCGCGCAGCCATTTCCACAGGGCAATCTCGCCGCCGGCAGGAGTAATGCATCACCTGTTGAGGTCCTGATCCTGCAGGCTGCTGAAAATCTCCATGGACTGCAGGTGCAGCTCCTCGAAATAACGCAGCACCTCCTGGTAACCATCTGCCAGCTCTTTGCCGCAGCCCTTGTAGCGGCTGGGCCTGCCTTGCGCGACCTCAGCATATAAATAGCGCTCTATGCCGGCAATGTGCCGGAGCATATCTGCCACGGTGAATTTGCCGGGTTTGTAGGCCCAGTTGATGTGCTCGGGCGGTATAACCCGCACGATACGGTTTGTGCGTTCCCTAACGCGGGTGTAATAATCCAGAAAAGAGCTTACCGTTGTGATTTCCATTTGCTTAGCGGTGATCCGTCTTTACAATTTACTACAGAAATATTGTTTGGTTATACCTTGAACTTCTGCCGAACAAGGAAGTATAACGAAACAGAAACTCCGATCGAAAATGGAAAAGGATAAACAAAAGTACCTGGAGGCGTTGCGCCAAAACGAGGGCAAGGAAGACGAAATTGATGTGGGCAAAAGCCTGGGCTTTACCAAAGAGTATACCGACAAGCTTATTGAGGCGCTGATGGCTGAAGAAAAGATCACATACTACGCCGGAAACACCTGTAACTATAAGGTGGTGGAGTGAGGTGGGGCTGTCATGGCAGCCGAGTGGAAGGGGTAGAAGTATGGCCTTTATACAAGGCCCATACTTCTGCCGCAGGTTTCTCGTGCGCTGCCGTGCCCACTTGCCTTTTGCTTACAATACCAGTTGCTCAAACAGCCTGTCGAGTGTTTCCTGCGGGTTGTCGCACAGGCCTGGGTGCACCTGCGAGGTTTGGACGATGGTGCTGCGGTTAGCGGTAAGCCAGCGGAAACGCGAGGCAGTGCCCAACTGGCCGATCGGCCCGCCCTCTTTGCGTCCGGCGCATACTTTCTCGAACGCGCAGAGCCTTTCCCGCAGCTCCTGCAGGTCTATGCCCGGGAAGAAGGCGCAGAGCCGGTTTTCGTTTAACGCATACTTCGTTTGCAGGAACCCCTTGGAAGAGCAGAAAAGTATAACGCCCACATTCAGGAACTCCTCACGCTCCACTCTCGGTACCGCGCGTATCACGGCGTACTCAAATAAGTGCTTTTCTTGCATGTTGCGCTCCTTTTACAAAAGTTTCGGAATGGGCGAGACGTGTCTCTAAGAAGGTGGCATAGGCCTGGCGGTGTTCGTCTGCGGACTCAAAAGGCGATTCCACCCCCGTAAGCCAGCTATCTGGAATCACCGAAAGTATAGCCTTGATTCGCTCCGGCGTAAGTATGGCGCTAAACTCCCCGTTCACCGCCTCCAGCTCGGTGGCAAGCGGCAGCAGCACGTGGTCCTTTATCTGCGCGAACGGCCGTTTGGCCTGCTCCTCCCAGTTGCCCCAGGAGTGATGGAAGTATAGCGCGGCGCCGTGGTCGATCAGCCACAGTTCCTTCTTCCACATCAGCAGGTTGGTGTTGCGGGCGGTGCGGTCCACGTTGGTTACCAGGCTGTCCAGCCATACTACCTTAGAGGCCAGTTCAGCGTCGGGAGTGGTTACCACGGGGTCGAAGGTGATGGCGCCGGAGAGGTAGTGCAAGGCCAGGTTAAGCCCCTCGCTGGCCCGCAGCAGGTCCTGTATCTCCTCGTCCGGCTCTGTGCGCCCGAAAGCTTCATCCAGCGTGGCAAACACAATTTCTGGTACCCGGAAGCCAAGGGTGCGGGCAATCTCTCCTACAATCAGTTCGGCGATCAGCACTTTTATACCTTGGCCGGCTCCGCGGAACTTGAGCACATATAAAAAGTCATCGTCGGCTTCCACGATCGCAGGCAGCGAACCACCTTCACGGAGCGGGGTGATGTACCGCGTCACATCGACGGTTCTTATTTCAGGTGGGGTATACTTCATGTAATTGTTTCCGGTAACGAAGCTCTCTGCAGATACTTCCTTTTTGGTTGGCCTGTTGTAACTCAAAATGGCTACGCATTGTTTACGTGCTATACCTGGGTGAGCTGTTTTTGCATGCACACGCTGTTCTCGATGCCTTTATACTGTCCATAGTTAGGAATCAAGGTATAGCCGCACTTCTGATACAGCCTGATGGCCTCCGGCTGTTTTTTACCAGTTTCCAGAATGCAGGAAGTATACTTCAGTTCAGCTGCCCACTTCTCCAGCTCCTGCAGTACCTGCATGGCAATTCCCTGTCCACGAGACGCTTCCTGCACATACATGCGCTTCACCTCCGCAATGCCTGTCTCATCATATGCTTTAATCGCCCCGCAACCCACAGCCATGCCCTCCCGATAGGCCACAACCACCTGCTGTATCTTGTCTAATTTGTTATACTGCGCATAGAAGGTGTGTTCCGCTCCATCGCGCACAGCCAGGTCCTGGTCGAGTAATGTCACGAGCGCCCGAAAATCCGGATCTTCTGAGTTGGTTCGTACGATGTTGGTCATCTGGCGGAAAATTTTGTAAGCGCGTCGTTATACTTTATAACAGCAAGTATAAGTCGGAAAAGTATAAGATGCCGTATTTTTCTGTTAGGCATGCAAGCAAATCATACTTTTACCTGCTTCCAGGTGCCACGCCTGAAGAGCCACCAACTTACCAACGCATGAAGGGAGTGGCAGCAGGCAATGGCTATGAAGACACCGGTATAGGCCATATCTAAATACAAAGCTAGCGTATAGGCAAGCGGAATTTCGATGAGCCACAGCACCACGATGTTGATCAGGGCAGGGGTACGGGTGTCGCCGGCGCCGTTAAATGCCTGCACCATCACCATGCCCAGCCCGAAAAAGATGTAGCCCAGCGTGATGATCTGCAGCGCCTCGGTCGCAATGGTAACCACTTCCGCATCATGGGTGAAAAAGCTGGAAAGGTGCTCCCCGAAAAGTATGAAAACCAGCGTGACGGCCGCCATGAACACCATGTTGTAACGGGCCGTCAGCCAAACGGCCAGCTCGGCTCGTTTGGCCTTGCGGGCACCCAGGTTCTGGCCGACCAGCGTAGCCGCCGCAGAAGACAGGCCCCAAGCCGGCAGCAGCGTAAAAATAATTACCCGAAAAGCAATGGTATAAGCGGCCAATGCATTGCTACCGAATTCGGCGATGATCCTGGTGAGGAGAATCCAGCTGGCAGAGTCGATGAGGTACTGACCCACGCCGCCAGAGGATAGCCTCAGGATGCGGTACATCACTTTAAAGCTGATCACCAGGTTGTCGCCCGTAATTTTTAGCAGGTGTCTGCCGTTGAACAGGTGGTAGAGTTGATATACTACGCCCAGGCTTCTGCCAATGGTGGTGGCCCAGGCCGCCCCTGCCAGCCCCAAGCCGTCGATACTGCCGATGCCGAAGATCAGGAGTGGGTCCAGAACGATGTTGGCGCCGTTAGCCAGCCAGAGCGCGCGCATGGCCAGGTGCGGCTGGCCCGCCCCACGAAACGCCCCGTTAATGAGGAACAGCAGGATAATGGCTACGTTACCCGCAAAAATAATCCGGGCATAGGCCAGGCCTTCGGCGACGACCTCAGGCGTTGCACCCATCAGCGTCAGCGTCTCGGCGGCGAAAAACGTGGCCAGCCCGCCCATTAGCAGCGATAGCCCCAGGCCGGTCACG is a window of Pontibacter kalidii DNA encoding:
- a CDS encoding HipA family kinase — translated: MKYTPPEIRTVDVTRYITPLREGGSLPAIVEADDDFLYVLKFRGAGQGIKVLIAELIVGEIARTLGFRVPEIVFATLDEAFGRTEPDEEIQDLLRASEGLNLALHYLSGAITFDPVVTTPDAELASKVVWLDSLVTNVDRTARNTNLLMWKKELWLIDHGAALYFHHSWGNWEEQAKRPFAQIKDHVLLPLATELEAVNGEFSAILTPERIKAILSVIPDSWLTGVESPFESADEHRQAYATFLETRLAHSETFVKGAQHARKALI
- a CDS encoding GNAT family N-acetyltransferase; protein product: MTNIVRTNSEDPDFRALVTLLDQDLAVRDGAEHTFYAQYNKLDKIQQVVVAYREGMAVGCGAIKAYDETGIAEVKRMYVQEASRGQGIAMQVLQELEKWAAELKYTSCILETGKKQPEAIRLYQKCGYTLIPNYGQYKGIENSVCMQKQLTQV
- a CDS encoding MATE family efflux transporter, whose protein sequence is MANSQNFLQLAWSAIKGKEQDYTTLGIKHSIVLLAIPMILEMLMESLFAIVDIFFVGRLGSNALATVGLTESVLMIIYAVGMGISIAATALVSRRVGEKNYREAGSITFQLIVTGLGLSLLMGGLATFFAAETLTLMGATPEVVAEGLAYARIIFAGNVAIILLFLINGAFRGAGQPHLAMRALWLANGANIVLDPLLIFGIGSIDGLGLAGAAWATTIGRSLGVVYQLYHLFNGRHLLKITGDNLVISFKVMYRILRLSSGGVGQYLIDSASWILLTRIIAEFGSNALAAYTIAFRVIIFTLLPAWGLSSAAATLVGQNLGARKAKRAELAVWLTARYNMVFMAAVTLVFILFGEHLSSFFTHDAEVVTIATEALQIITLGYIFFGLGMVMVQAFNGAGDTRTPALINIVVLWLIEIPLAYTLALYLDMAYTGVFIAIACCHSLHALVSWWLFRRGTWKQVKV